Within the Amycolatopsis camponoti genome, the region CCATCTCCAAGATCCGGTTCCTCGAAGCGGAAGGCCTGGTCCAGCCGGGCCGGACGGCTTCGGGGTACCGGCAGTTCGCCGTGGCGGACGTGGAGCGCCTGCGGTTCGTCCTGGCCGCCCAGCGGGACCACTACCTCCCGTTGAAGGTCATCAAGGAGCAGCTGGACGCGATGGACTCGGGGGCCGGGCCCGTCGCGGCCCTGCCCCGCCCGCCGCGCCGGCTGGTGCCGATCGACGCTCCGGCGGAGAACGTCGGCCTGCCGGAGGCGGCGGACTTCGCCACCGGCAAGGAGCTGCGCCTGACCCAGGAGGAGCTCCTGGAGCAGGCCGGCATCGACGCGGCCGCGCTGACCGAGCTGCAGCAGTACGGCCTGGTCCGGCCCGGTCCCGCCGGGTTCTTCGACCCGGACGCGGTGCTCGTCGCGCGGACGGTGAAGGCGATGACCGAATTCGGTATCGAGCCGAGACATCTGCGTGCCTTCCGCG harbors:
- the ftsR gene encoding transcriptional regulator FtsR, with translation MTAAGRPQNHGLSIGAVLAQLRQDFPDVTISKIRFLEAEGLVQPGRTASGYRQFAVADVERLRFVLAAQRDHYLPLKVIKEQLDAMDSGAGPVAALPRPPRRLVPIDAPAENVGLPEAADFATGKELRLTQEELLEQAGIDAAALTELQQYGLVRPGPAGFFDPDAVLVARTVKAMTEFGIEPRHLRAFRAAADREVGLLEQIVTPVYRHRDPEAKSRADEVVRELAALSVTLHTLLVKAGIRGVAGC